A single window of Nicotiana sylvestris chromosome 3, ASM39365v2, whole genome shotgun sequence DNA harbors:
- the LOC138888308 gene encoding uncharacterized protein — MVAKEMIRHDYKPRKGLGTSLQGITEPITLATSEKFCGVGFQAMPADKTWANELKNNIWVLPQPIPHLFRTFFRPNSNNAALNNMTCLRTSYPDPNMLSTCEIMNQEPEYDEEEAFRGVNRELEQFENKPKTNLNETEPVNLSSSEEVQETMISIHTDERTRDALIQLLFEFKDVFAWSYDDMLGLSVDLVVHKLPIYPDCPPVQQKVIPFGLKNAGSTYMRAITAIFHDMMHQEIELCAFGVLSGKLLGFIVSQRGIKLDPTKIKSIWDLPPPRTKKEVMSLLGRLNYISRFIAQLTSTCEPFFKMLKKDVAIKWMDECQEVFDKIKEYLSNPPVLVPPEPGRLAKWHILLTKFDIVYVTRTTKALADHLVENLVDNEYQPLSTYFPDEEVNFVEVTLEDTNAWKMFFDGVVKAKGIGIGAILISPTGQHYPATTRIWFFYINNSDEIEACIMGMNMEINQDVEELLIMGDSDLIIRQAQGELETRDIKLIPYRKHVENLSKWFKSVKFRYIPCFHNELANTLTTLASTLPYQDNLHIDPLEIQIRERHGYCNTVEVEPNVQPWYHDIKRFLKTKEYIDQANGDQKRTIRRLASGFFLSGEVLYKRTPNLNLLRYVDAEEAGRIMYEVHAGVCGPHMNGYILAKKIL; from the exons atggttgccaaggaaatgatcaggcatgaTTATAAACCTAGGAAGGGGCTCGGGACATCATTGCAAGGAATCACAGAACCTATCACTCTGGCTACTAGCGAGAAGTTCTGTGGTGTGGGTTTCCAAGCCATGCCAGCTGATAAAACATGGGCAAATGAGCTAAAGAACAACatttgggtcttgcctcagccgatCCCACATCTGTTCAGAACCTTCTTCAGGCCCAA ttctaataatgcggctttaaataacatgacatgcttacGGACTTCATACCCAGATCCAAACATGCTGTCTacttgtgaaataatgaaccaagaaccggaatatgatgaagaagaggcttttaggggagtaaaccgagaattggaacaatttgagaataaacctaagacgaacttaaatgaaaccgagccggTTAATTTGAGTAGTTCTGAAGaggtccaagaaaccatgataagcattcacacagatgaaagaaccagggatgcattgatccaacttttgttcgaatttaaagatgtgtttgcttggtcttacGATGACATGCTAGGATTAAGTGtcgatttggtggtccataagCTGCCGATTTACCCCGATTgtccccctgtccagcaaaa GGTCATACctttcggtttgaagaacgctgggtcaacttatatgagggccatcactgccatctttcatgacatgatgcaccaagaaattgag ctatgtgcatttggggttctgtCTGGCAaactgctgggattcatagtcagtcagaGGGGTATCAagctagacccaacaaagataaagtctatttggGATttacctcctccaagaaccaaaaaagaggttatgagtctgctgggaagattgaactacattAGTCGATTCATCGCCCAGTTGACTTCTACATGTGAACCCTTCTTCAagatgttaaagaaagatgtagCAATTAAATGGatggatgagtgtcaagaagtctttgacaaaatcaaagaatatctatcgaacccaccagtcttggtcccacctgaacctggGAG gttagcaaaatggcataTCCTACTCactaaatttgacatagtctatgttacCCGCACAACAAAGGCTTTAGCAGATCACCTAGTCGAAAACCTTGTTGACAATGAATATCAACCTCTAAGTACTTACTTTCCAGATGAGGAGGTGAATTTCGTTGAGGTGACATTAGAAGACACCAATGCATGgaaaatgtttttcgatggagttGTGAAGGCAAAAGGCAtcggaattggggcaatcttgatctcacccacggGCCAGCACTATCCAGCCACAACCCGGATTTGGTTTTTCTACATAAATAACAGTGACGAGATtgaagcttgcattatgggtatgaatatggAAATCAACCAAGATGTCGAAGAACTTttgatcatgggagattcggacttgattatccgacaagctcagggaGAATTGGAAACCCGGGATATCAAGCTTATTCCATATCGGAAACATGTGGAAAATCTTAGTAAATGGTTCAAGTCAGTcaagttcaggtacattccttgTTTTCACAATGAGTTGGCCAATACACTCACTACTTTGGCCTCAACGTTGCCTTATCAGGACAATCTCCACATTGAcccattggaaatccaaatccgggaaaggcatggttactgcAATACGGTCGAGGTGGAGCcaaatgttcagccatggtatcatgatattaAGAGATTTCTGAAAACGAAAGAATATATCGATCAAGCcaatggagaccaaaagagaaccattagacggctcgcaagtggtttcttcttgagcggtgaggtcttgtacaaaaggactccaaaTCTCAATTTGTTAAGATACGTTGACGCTGaagaggccggaagaatcatgtatgaagtgcatgcaggagtgtgtggacctcacatgaatgggtacattttggcaaagaaaatcctctga